Below is a genomic region from Campylobacter geochelonis.
CTTAAGCGCTACAAAAGCATCGACAACCATAGGATCAAAATGCGAGCCTTTGTTTTTCACGATAAAATCTTCCGCTTTTTCGTAGCTAAAAGCCTCTTTATAGTGCCTTTTAGAAATCAACGCATCATAAACATCAGCTAGTGCCATCAGTCGCCCTTCTATCGGGATTTCATCGCCTTTTAAGCCGCGCGGATAGCCTTGTCCATCCCATCTTTCGTGATGTGTGTAGGCGATGTTTATCGCAGCTAGTAAAAACTCATTTGTCGCGTTTGATGAGCTGATGGCTTTTTCGATGATTTCTTTACCATAAACTGTGTGTTTTTTCATCACTTCCCACTCTTGTTCATCTAAATTTGAGCTTTTGTTTAAAATTTTATCTGGGATTGCGACTTTGCCGATGTCATGAAGTGGCGTTGCGCGGTAGAGAATTTCTATAAATTTTGGATTTAGCTTATCAAGATGAAAACCTTGTTTATACAGATACTGTGCGAGCAGTTTTACATACTCTTTTGATCTTACGATGTGCGTGCCAGTTTCTACGTCTTTGCCTTCTATCACGCTTACCATACTATCGATTGTAGCGCTGTGAGCGGACTCAAGCTCTTTTATAAATTCTTTTTTATCTAGGTATGTTAAAAACGCGACAATCAAAGATATATTTAAAAAGATAAACACAAACGGCAGTAAAAAATATCCTAGCGATATATAAATGTTATATTTAAGAAAAGCTAAAGCTAAGACGATGGCTAAAACCGAAAGCAGGATAAATAGGATAAATGAGTATAAATAATCATATTTTGATATCAAAAAAACCATAAAAACAAGCAAAAACAAACTAGTGTAAAAGCTTAAATTTTTATATAAATTTGGTTGAGTGATTAAGTTGCCGGTAAGAAAATTTTCTAAAAACGAAGCGTGGAAAAAAATTCCCGGCACAATCTCGCCTTTAGTGCTGATAAATTGATCATAAAGCCCAGTAGCCGTGGCACCAAGCAGAACAAATTTGCCAGTAAATTCGCTTTTATCGACATTTGCTAGTAGTATGTCGCTTGCTGAAATTTTAGTAAAATCCGAGCTTGAGTGGACTTTGCTAAGAGACTTTGCGTTTTCATTTAGCTTTGCTTTTTTGCCTAAAAACTCTACTTCAAGCCCAAGAGCGCTTTTTTTAAGGCTAAGTTTTGGGTCTACTTGCATAAGCATAGCCATACTCAACGATGGCACTAGCTTGTCGCGATAGTATAAAAACGAGCTATTTTGTCTTAAAATGCCATCATTATCACTTTTGGAATTTATAAATCCAAGCGCGGACGCGGCGTCGTTTAGCATCTCGTAATTTCCAAGAAAATTTGTAGCTTTTGGAATTTGAGTGAAATTTTCATCTGTTTTTAGATATGTTTTTGTTAAAAATTCATCTCCAACGCTAACAGGCGAGATAAAAATAGGCAGAACACTTTTACCTCTTGATAGTGATGAGGCTAGAATTTTATCATTATCAAGCAGGGTTTGAGGAATGTTATCTAAATTTATCGTTGCATTTAGCCCGTTATCATAAAATTTTTTAATCTCGTTTAAAGATGTTCTGTCTTTTTCTGAAAATATGATATCAATGCCTAAAACCGCCGGTCTTGAAAGCAAAATTTCTTGAACGAGTTTTGCTACTAAGATTCTGTTCCATGGCCACTGTCCAAATTCTTTAAGGCTTTTTTCATCGATTTGAACTATCACAACAGAGTTGGAATGCCCGTTGTTTTCATCGTTTTTGCCATTAATCAAGTCAAAAATTTTATAATCAACCAGCGGCAAAAATCCACTAATATATATAAGATAACTAGAGGCAAAGATAATGGCTAGTAAAAAGACAAATTTGATATTTTTTCTCATTTATCGTATCTGTATCTCAACTCTTCGGTTTTTTGGCTCTTTGACTTCATCTGGCGTTTTTACTAAGAGATTTTTCTCGCCAAAAGATGTGACATCAAGCTTATCTATCTTTAATCCACTTAAAAGGCTAGCTACAAATTGCGCTCTTTGACGAGATACTTTCGTGTTTAGTTCATCGCTTCCATACGTATCGGTATGTCCTATAACAGAGACTTCGCAAGGTGCAGCGTCTTTTATGGCTTGTTTTATCTCATCTAACTTTGAAGCTGATTTGGCTGTAAGTTCTGTGCCGTCTGTAAAATATATAAGATATGATTTTGCTGGAGCGATGCTTGAGCGTATTAAGTTGCCGTATTTTTTATCCACTTCGTCTTGGCTTAAAACCTTTTTATCGCTTGCAAATGCCTCTATGTTTGATAACTCGATGTATGAATTTGGAGTTTGCAAAATTTGCGTTTTGTCTTTTGAATTTACGACAATCGCGGAAGTTTTATTGCTATCAAGTAATAAAATTTCGCTCTTATCAACGCTTAAATTTATACCAAATATAGCTATAACCATGGCTATAAAAGCTTCCATATCATCCTCCTTAGTTGAGTTTGACTAAGAATTTAGTCCCACGAATTCCTATGATGCCATCTGGTACTTTTAAAGAAAAGTTATCTGGAGATAGCTCGCCGATTTTGCCTGATTGAAATAGCGCTTTTCCTTTGTCTAGCTTTAGGCTAAATTTATATATATCTTCTATAGGCTTAAATTCGAATTTTTCGATATTTAAAAAGCTTGATTCGCCTATTGTTAGACTGCTTCCATCGTTAAAAATAACGCCGATTTTTGAGCTTGAATTTGTGATGATAATATCGTTGTTTTTTAATTTATCGCCAATATTTAAAGAGATTACTTTTTCTCCTCTTTTTGCTTGCGGAGAGCCTTCTATCATCTTAATTATCGCGATATCATCTGCTGAAAAAGCAAAAGTTGCCATTAAAAGCAAGATAGAAAATATCTTTTTCATCGATTATCCTTTAGTGCAATCTTTCAAAATTATAACATAAATTTACAAGATGATTCTTAAAGGGTTAAATCGTGTTAAGATTTGTTAAACAAATATTATTTTTAATTTATATAAATTTTATTTTTTATATATCGTTTATGGCTTGCAAGAAAGAGCTGTTTAAAATAGTTTGTTCTAAGTAAAGATAAGGTATAATCACGTTTTTTAAAATATAAATTTAAATAAAAAAAGTTAGAAAAATAAAAAATTTTATAAATATTTGAATGATATTTTAAGTTTTTGTGATTAAGAAGTTTGGTGACCCCTACGAGACTCGAACTCGTGTTACCGCCGTGAAAGGGCGATGTCCTAACCACTAGACGAAGGGGCCACTATGTTTTTGAATGAAATGTGATTATACTTTAAATAAGCTTAAGGATAACTTAAAAATGAAAAATTTTAAATATAAATTTATAATAACGCTGATTATCTCTATTTTTTTATCAGGTTGTATGCAAAAAGAGCCACAAATTCCACAAGCTGTGAGCTTTACTGTGATTTCGCCTATGGTGAAGTTAAGCGATGCTGGTTTCTTACGAGTGTATAAAAATAGCGTGCATTTGCAAATTTATAGTAGTGGCGTTAGTGTCCTTGAAATCGTGGTTAAAGATAGAATTTGTATGAATAATGCTTGTAAAGATGAGTTAGCTTTTAACAAAGATTTTTTTACAAAAGAGCATTATCGTGGATTTTTTGATGAAATTTTAAGAAAAAAACCGATATATAATGGTAAGAATTTGGTCAAAACAGAATGCGGATTTGAGCAAAATTTAAGAAATTTAAGCTATAAAGTTTGTGGTAAAGAGCTATTTTTTAAAGATAAAAATGATATAAAAATTATATTAAAAGATATAGACTGAAAGGGTTTGATGAAGAGGATTGGAGCTCATGTAAGTGCAAGCGGAGGCGTGCAAAACGCGCCATTAAATGCTAAAAAGATAGGCGCAGATGCGTTTGCGCTTTTTGTAAAAAACCAACGACAGTGGAGCGCAAAAGCGCTTGAGAAAAGTCAGATTGATGAATTTAGCGCGAATTTAGCCGATGTAAATATCAAAAAAGAGCATATCTTGCCGCACGATAGTTATCTTATAAATTTAGGTCATCCAGACAAAGCACTTAGGCAAAAAAGTTTAGATGCTTTTTTAGATGAGGTGGAGCGAGTATCGGCGCTAGGGCTTGTGATGTTGAATTTCCATCCAGGCTCGCATTTAAAACAAATTAGCGAAGAGGAGTGTTTGAAAAATATCAGTGAGTGCCTAAATTTCACACTTTTAAACAGCTCTGGTGTAAAACTCGTGGTAGAAAATACAGCCGGGCAGGGTTCAAATTTAGGTTATAAGCTTGAACATCTTGGCTTTTTGATAAAACATAGCGTAGATAAAGAAAGAATCGGCGTTTGTATCGATACTTGCCATTTTTTTGCTGGCGGATATGATATAAGAAGTAAAACGGCGTATGAAAAGACTATGGCTGAGTTTGATAAGATAGTTGGATATAAATTTTTAAGCGCAATGCATCTAAATGACTCTAAAAATAAGCTTGGAGTGAAAAAAGATCGTCATGAAAGCCTTGGAGCTGGAACTTTGGGGCTTGAAGCGTTTAAAAACATCATGCAAGATAGGAATATCGATGAGATTCCGCTGGTTTTAGAAACGATTGATGAGAGCATTTGGGCGGAAGAAATAGCGCTTTTAAGAAGTATGATTTAAAGGAAAAAGTTGAAATACATAGTTGATTTTTTAAAAAATGATGTGGAGAGTTCTGAAATTTACACTTTGCTTGATGTTGGTATAAATGAGGCAAAAGTGCTGAAGTTTTTAACTCAATCTTATATAGATGGGATATCATCAAACAGCGTATATACCGTGCTAGGAGCGGTTTTTGGTGAAGATGGTTATGAGTATTTAAAACATCTTGATGAGATTAAAAATTTGCTAGATTCAGGATATATTAGCAAAAATGTAAATATCTTTAAAACTGAAAATGTTAAAAATTTAAAAGGTAGTAAACTATCGCTTTTACACGCTGAAGTCGAGCTTAGTGAGCTTTTTTTAAGCATTTTAGAAAACGGCATAGTCGATACAAAACTACCAAACATAACCGAATACAGCGATCATCTTGAGTATCTGCAAGATCAGTTTTTGCTAGTTGAGTTTTATCAAAAGAGATTTAACAGCTCAAGCTTAGAAAATCAAGCCAAAATCGATGCTAAAATTTCAGAACTAACCGACACGATAAGAGAGCGAGTAAAACTTAGCAAAATTCCCATAACGGTTGAGCAAATTTTTAAAGCAAATTCGCTAGATGAGAGAGAAAAAGTGATATTTCTCGCACTTTTAAAAGAGGAGTATTCTGGCGAGTATGACAGCCTTAGAGATACAAATATGCTTGTTGGAATGGTAAGTCGTAGCGACATCGAGCGTATAAAAAACCGAGCTTTGCTTGAAGAGGGTTCAAATTTACTTACTAGTGGGCTTGTGGATTATGATGAGGTTTTAGGAACGCTTGGCGGGATAACAAAGAGTTATTTTATAAATGAAGAGATTTTGCAAAGCATTATGCATCCGCAAAAAAATGATAAAAAAAGTAAAAAACTGCTTGTCGAAAGCATGGTAAAAGATAGCGAAATTTTTGAGCTAATCGAGCCGCAAACCGATATAAACGATGTTGTTTTAAACCCAAAGATAAAAGAGGTGTTAGACTCGATTTTAAAGCAGCTTGATAAAAAAGTCATCGCAAAGCTTAACAATTGGGGGATTAAAACAAGGCGTGGGATTGATGCGAAAATCATCTTTTATGGACCTGCTGGAACTGGAAAAACAATGAGTGCAATCAGCCTTGCAAAGAGTCTTAAAAAGCAGGTTATCAGCTTTGATTGTTCTAAAATTTTATCAAAATACGTTGGCGAAAGTGAGCAAAATGTTCGCAAAATTTTTGATACTTATAAGATGATTTGCGAAACTAGCAAAACACAGCCGGTACTTTTGTTAAATGAAGCAGATCAGTTTCTTTCAAGCAGGCTTGAAAGTGGCGCAAATAGCGTTGAAAAGATGCATAACCAGATGCAAAATATCTTTTTAGAGCAGATTGAAAATTTTCAAGGTGTTTTGATAGCGACAACGAATTTTTTGCAAAGCTTAGATAGTGCATTTTCAAGAAGATTTGATTTTAAAATCGAGTTTAAGAAGCCAAATTATGATGAAAGACTTGCGATTTGGCGAAGAGTGATGCCAGAAAGTATTAGTTTTGAGAGCAGTTTTAGTATAGAAGAGTTGGCTAAATTTGAGTTAAGTGGAGCGCAAATCGTGCTAGTGCTTAAAAACACAGCGCTTAAAGTCGCGGTTAGAGATGATGAAATTTTCACACTAAAAGATTTTGAAGAAGAGATAAAAAGAGAGCTTATAAGTTCATTTGGCGATGATAAAAAAGTAGGGCTTTTATAAAAATAAAATGGTTTGGTTAATGTAAAAATGTTTTGCTGAAATGCGAAAATTTAGGTAACTTGTTAAGTTTTTCGCGAAGCAAAACGCAAAGAAAGACGTGCGCACGTTTGGGCGAAATTTATCATGAAATTTTGTTAAGTTTACCAGAAGAATTTGGCTTTAAAAAAGAGTTTGAAAAGATAAATCTCATCATGATTTGGTTGTAAAAACTTAACTAAGATGATGTTTATAAAACTCAGTTTGCCAATTTGTTTGAAATCTTTGTAAGAGGGCAAAATCAAAATGGCGAAAATGGTTAAAATTTACTATTTTCTAGGCAAAATACCGCTAAAATGGGTACTGAAAAAATAGACGAAATTTTAAGAAATAAAGGAGAAAAAATGCAAAGTATGAAAGAGATAATGCAAAATCGCTACTCTTGTAGAAATTTTAAAGATGAAAAAATAGCCGATGAAGTCGTGCGTGAGATTATAAATTTAACTCGTTTAACTCCAAGTTCGCAGGCTTTAGAGCCATGGAAATTTGTAGTTGTAAGTGGCGAGTTGTTAAAAGAGTTAGGAAGTATTTGCAACAACCAACCCCAAGTTAGCGGGTGTTCTCACGCTGTGATTATACTTGCAAGGACGGATTTGCAAAGTAAAGATGAGTATCTAACTCGCATTATAACTTCAAAGAAAAAAGATGAGCAAAAAACGCAAAAATACATAAAAAATGTAGCCTTGAAAACAGATTTGCTAAGTCAAGCCGAGCTAAAACAATACGCGAGTTTGCAGTGCTACATGGCGCTTGCAAATTTAGTTAATATTGCTGAGTCTTTTGATGTAAAAAGCTGCATTATCGGTGCGTTTGATTATGAAAAGTTGGTTAAATTTGTAAATTTAAAAGAGCAGTTTAAGCCTTGTATCGTCGTGGCACTTGGACTAAGTGATGATGTACCAACTCCTAAAATCAGGCAATCGCTTGAAGATATTTTGGTATGGAAAAGGTAGAATGCCCAAATTTGCTTTCGCGCTTTAAAGGTTAATTTAGCGATAAAATTTAGATATTTATAGGCTTTGATTTGAAGTGATTTTGCTAAATTTGTCATAGATAAAAGCATTGAATCTACTTATATAGTCATTTGGCTTTATAGTGTAAAAAAGTAATTATTTTGCCATTTTATAGCGGTGTTTTACAAAGTGGCGGTAATCAACGCATAAGCCATATACAAAAGACAGGAAAAATATAAATGAAAGTAGAATTTGGTGATTTTAATATAACTGATTGTATCTGCAACGAGAAATTTATAAAAGAGTATTTAAACAAAGCTTTAGCGGCTGGAGATTTAGAAGAGTTTAAACAAGCGTTGTTGTCATCGCTAAAAGCCAAAATATAGATGATGTGGCTAAAAAAGCAAATTTAAACAAAGATAGCTTTTACAAGATGTTTAAGCCAAACTCAAAACCGAGATTTGAAAGCATACTTAAGGTTATAAGGGCTTTGGGTATGAATTTTGGTTGCAACTAAACATTATAAAACGCGAAAATTACTAAAATAAAATGCCAAAAACAAAGATAAAATCCTTAAATAAAGCTTGTGAGATTTGCTGCTAAATTTAACGCCAGATTAGAAGGCATAATATTAAATTTGCCATTCAAGCCACTTATAACGCCGGCGATGAGTGGTTTTGGTGTGTAAATTAAGCGCTTCAATAACTAGAAAATTTGGTGCGAAAGCGCGATTTGAGCTACAAAATTTAGGTTGTATTTGCTTTCGCGACTAACATAACTTTTAAATAAATTTATAAAGTAGTTTAACAAAATAGAAAAATAAGTGCTAAAAACAAAAGCAGTTTTATAAAAATTTTATAACTTTGTAGAAAATTACACTAAATTTAGCTTATATTAAAATATGCTTATTTAAACACAATTCACACTCGAACGTTAAATTTAAAATATTTAGCGGATTTGGCATTGCGCGTAGTGAAAATTATGAAGTAGTAAAATAATAAATTTAGTTTAAAACTTTTATGTGTCAAATTTTGTCATATAAAATATAAAAATATATTTAAATAAATAATGTCTGAATAAAAATAAGCATTGCAAATTTAGTAGTATTTTAAAAATTTCTAGCCACAGAAAGCCATCCAAATTTGGTTATTTATGAGCTTTTTACCTCTAAATTTTGCACTAAAGTTGGCTCGTCTTCCATAACTCGAAGTTTTTTGCTTGATTTGATTTTAGCATCATCTTTAAAGGCGGCGCGAACTTTATCCATACCAGTATAAAAGTCCTTCATCAAAACTACGCAAATATAGCTTCCAAACTCAGTTGGCTTAATACGCCCATCTTCTTCATAAATCGCATTGACAAGGCGAAGCAAGCTTATCTCCATAAACAGCTCTTTTTTCAGATTTGCATTATTTGCTTTGTTAAATTTAGCGATATCGACTGCCCCATCAAAAAGTTCGGTTAAAAAGATATATTTAAGTCTTTCGTTTCGTGTGAAATCACAAGTCGCGATAACTGGGCTTTTTCGCGCGTTTATGCGACTGCCATATTCTTCTAAGTTAAAAGCATTTATCAAAAGCCTTCCATCTAAAAAGCTAAACGCACCACTTCCGATACCGACATATTCGTGGTTTGAGCCGACATATTCATCGACTAAATTTGACTTTTGTTTTGAAAACGCCCAAGCGTTGTTTGCGTTGTATGTTTTAAACTCATCTCGCAAGATGGCATAAAACTCTTGCTCGTTGTTTTGGCTGCTTACGCCAAGACTTTTTGCGATAGCATCGCGCGTAAGAGGGGATTTCATAAGCGGATAAAATGTAATTTGTTCAGGAGAGAGGCTTTTGGCTAAATTTATATCAGTTACTAGCTGCTCTTTTGTCTGAAATGGAAAGTTAAAAATCAAATCAAGGCTCGTAGTTGGCAAAATTCCAATCGCACTTGAAAGCTTTTCTACTAGCTGTTTTTGCGAACCAAATTTATCATATCTTGCAACTTTTCGCAAAATTTCATCATCAAAGCTTTGAACGCCAACGCTTATTCTGTCGATATATCCTTTAAAAAGGGAGAGTTTTTGAGGCGTGATGTGGTTTGGATCGGTTTCGCATGAAATGTCTGTTATGCTAAATAACTTTTTAGCAAGTTCTAAGGTTTTTAAAAGTTCATCTTCATCTATCAAAGTTGTGCCGCCACCCACATACATCGAAGAAAAGTCATAACCAGCTTCTTTTATCTGGCACATCTCTTCTCTTAAGTTTACGAAGTATTTTTTGCAAGCATCTTCGTTATAGTGGTATTTGTGAAACGAGCAGTAAGGACAAAACACATGGCAAAATGGCACATGAGCATAGAGCATATACTTTTTGTTTTTATCTGGAATTTTGTCTATATTTTTATCTATAATGTCGATATTTAGACTTTTATATAGCGAATTTTCCATCTTGTTATGCGCGTAACTGAGTGCGAAATTTTGCGCTAAATTTTGAAAGTATTGCATATCCTTAAAACCTTTTTATGAAAAAAAACTAAAATAATCTGCTAAGTTTAGCATAACATCATTAAATTTAGTTGAAGCAAAAGCTATTTTAGATTTCTAAAACTGATAGGAAGTTCCAAATTTAGCTCCTTAACTAGCTTAATCACACTTTGCAAATCATCAATTGATTTAGAGGTGACTCGCACCTCTTCGCCACGAATTTGGGCATTGACTTTTATCTTGCTATCTTTTATCGCTTTTGTGATTTTTTTGGCATTATCGCTATCAAGTGTGTCGTTAAGCTTAAGAGTGGCTTTTACGTTAGAACCGCTTGCGCTTTCGCGTTTAAGTTCACTTATCGCATTTGCTGGAATTTCGCGTTTGATAAGTTTAGATATAACTATATCTTTCATAGCATCGATTTTGTTGTCACTTGTGCTTAAAAGGGTTATGGTTTTTTCCTTTTCATTTAGTGAAATCTCAGCACTTAAACCTTTAAAATCATACCTTGCCGCAACCTCTTTTTTAGATGTTTCAAGAGCGTTTTTTACCTCCATCATATCGACACTTGCGCTTATATCAAAGCTATGCTCACTTGCCATTTATAAACTCCTCTATGTTTTTTACAACCATTTTTATAAGCGTTTGTCTTGCCTCTTTGCTAGCCCATGCAACGTGTGGTGTTAGGATTAAATTTTGTCTGTTTTTAACAGTTAAAAATGGGTGATTTGCTATCATCGGCTCTTTTTCTAGCACGTCAATAACCGCTTTTATACCACGCTCATCAATAGCGTTTGCAAGTGCAGTTTCATCGACTATACCACCGCGACCAAAATTCATCAAAATAGTGCTAGATTTTAGTTTATCAAGCTGTGGTTTGGCGATTAAATTTTTAGTATTTTCATTAAGTGGAGCGTGGATTGAGATGATATCGCACTGTGTTAAAAGCTCATCTAAACTAACGCTTTTAAACTCGTTGTTATTATTTTTCCCACTTGTTGAGTAGTAAACCACATCACAACCAAAGGCTTTAGCGATATTTGCCACGCTTTTTCCTATCGTGCCAAGTCCAATGATACCAAATTTTTTACCGTTTAATTCAGTGATAACTCTATCTAAATTTGTAAAAATCTCACTTTTTACCCACTCGCCGCTACTAACATATGAAGTGTAATACTCCATGTTGTTAGCTAACATCAAAAGTCCAGCAAAGGCTTGTTGTGCTACACTGTTAGTAGAGTAGCCAGCGACATTTTTAACTGGAATACCCCTTTTTTTGGCAGCTTCTACATCGATGTTGTTAACTCCGGTTGCACTAACACAGATGAGTTTTAAGTTAGTGTTAGCCATAACATCATCTGTTATTAAAACCTTGTTAGAGATAACGACATCGGCATCTTTTAACCTTTCTATTGTTTGGTTAGCGGCTGTTTTTGGATAGCTAACAAACTCTCCAAATTTAGCAAATTCGTTTAAATCCGCATCAAATCCCAAAGTATCTGCATCTAAGCATACTATTTTTATAGCTTTTTCTTTCATCGCTTTTTCCTTTTTTGTTAGTTTATAAATTTAGCGTATATAATGCGCTACAAATTTAGCAAAATTTCCTAAAATTTCGCCACCTTTTCTATATCCCAACGCGCAAGCTTCATAGGCGAAAAATACGCCAGCTTGGTAAGAGTTGCCAGCTTTGTCTTTGTTAAATTCATAAAATTCTTGATAAAGAAATTTGTTGTTTGCATACTCGCCATCTTCTTCTAAAATCTTTTTGCCATTTTCATCATAAATGGCTACGTTTGCGCCTTCTCGCCCTAAAAATGGCTTTTTAACCATCTTTTTGCCAATAAGCGGCTCATAAGAGCTTTCTAGTAAAAGTGGATGGTTTGGATATAAATCCCACAGCACTTTTAAAATGCCTTTGCTTTGAAAAAGTAGCGTGTAGGCTGGATTTAAGATGATAGCGCGCTGGTTTTGGATGATGTTTTTAAGTATCATAGCAAGCTCGCCCTCATCGACTGCGATTTGCTCCCACGGGATAAGCTTAAACCAAAATTCATAGTTTTCATCGTTATAAAAAATGCCATCTTCATCGCTAAAAACGACTTCATCGACATAAGCAAACTCAGTGTTAAAACCAGCTTCGTTTGCCGCAGCTTGTAAAAATCTAGTTGTGGTTTCATCTTCTTTGTTTCCTGCAATGGAGCTAAAGAGAATTTTCCAGCCATTATAGAGTTTTTCAAAATCTTGCGTTGAGTCATCAAGAGTTATAAGTCGTTTGAAATTTTCTACTAACGCGTCGAAAAGATCGTTGAACTGGCTGTTTTCATCCATGCCATTTTGTTTTAAAAGCGCCCATTGAACGATAGCGGTTTCAAAAACTGAAGTAGGGGTATCGGCATTAAACTCAATAAGTTTGATAGGTTTACCATCAACTCCGCCAGCTAAATCAAAACGTCCATAAAGGTGC
It encodes:
- a CDS encoding CHASE2 domain-containing protein, which translates into the protein MRKNIKFVFLLAIIFASSYLIYISGFLPLVDYKIFDLINGKNDENNGHSNSVVIVQIDEKSLKEFGQWPWNRILVAKLVQEILLSRPAVLGIDIIFSEKDRTSLNEIKKFYDNGLNATINLDNIPQTLLDNDKILASSLSRGKSVLPIFISPVSVGDEFLTKTYLKTDENFTQIPKATNFLGNYEMLNDAASALGFINSKSDNDGILRQNSSFLYYRDKLVPSLSMAMLMQVDPKLSLKKSALGLEVEFLGKKAKLNENAKSLSKVHSSSDFTKISASDILLANVDKSEFTGKFVLLGATATGLYDQFISTKGEIVPGIFFHASFLENFLTGNLITQPNLYKNLSFYTSLFLLVFMVFLISKYDYLYSFILFILLSVLAIVLALAFLKYNIYISLGYFLLPFVFIFLNISLIVAFLTYLDKKEFIKELESAHSATIDSMVSVIEGKDVETGTHIVRSKEYVKLLAQYLYKQGFHLDKLNPKFIEILYRATPLHDIGKVAIPDKILNKSSNLDEQEWEVMKKHTVYGKEIIEKAISSSNATNEFLLAAINIAYTHHERWDGQGYPRGLKGDEIPIEGRLMALADVYDALISKRHYKEAFSYEKAEDFIVKNKGSHFDPMVVDAFVALKKEFKKVALKEK
- a CDS encoding OmpA family protein yields the protein MEAFIAMVIAIFGINLSVDKSEILLLDSNKTSAIVVNSKDKTQILQTPNSYIELSNIEAFASDKKVLSQDEVDKKYGNLIRSSIAPAKSYLIYFTDGTELTAKSASKLDEIKQAIKDAAPCEVSVIGHTDTYGSDELNTKVSRQRAQFVASLLSGLKIDKLDVTSFGEKNLLVKTPDEVKEPKNRRVEIQIR
- a CDS encoding FecR family protein, which encodes MKKIFSILLLMATFAFSADDIAIIKMIEGSPQAKRGEKVISLNIGDKLKNNDIIITNSSSKIGVIFNDGSSLTIGESSFLNIEKFEFKPIEDIYKFSLKLDKGKALFQSGKIGELSPDNFSLKVPDGIIGIRGTKFLVKLN
- the nfo gene encoding deoxyribonuclease IV, with product MKRIGAHVSASGGVQNAPLNAKKIGADAFALFVKNQRQWSAKALEKSQIDEFSANLADVNIKKEHILPHDSYLINLGHPDKALRQKSLDAFLDEVERVSALGLVMLNFHPGSHLKQISEEECLKNISECLNFTLLNSSGVKLVVENTAGQGSNLGYKLEHLGFLIKHSVDKERIGVCIDTCHFFAGGYDIRSKTAYEKTMAEFDKIVGYKFLSAMHLNDSKNKLGVKKDRHESLGAGTLGLEAFKNIMQDRNIDEIPLVLETIDESIWAEEIALLRSMI
- a CDS encoding ATP-binding protein; amino-acid sequence: MKYIVDFLKNDVESSEIYTLLDVGINEAKVLKFLTQSYIDGISSNSVYTVLGAVFGEDGYEYLKHLDEIKNLLDSGYISKNVNIFKTENVKNLKGSKLSLLHAEVELSELFLSILENGIVDTKLPNITEYSDHLEYLQDQFLLVEFYQKRFNSSSLENQAKIDAKISELTDTIRERVKLSKIPITVEQIFKANSLDEREKVIFLALLKEEYSGEYDSLRDTNMLVGMVSRSDIERIKNRALLEEGSNLLTSGLVDYDEVLGTLGGITKSYFINEEILQSIMHPQKNDKKSKKLLVESMVKDSEIFELIEPQTDINDVVLNPKIKEVLDSILKQLDKKVIAKLNNWGIKTRRGIDAKIIFYGPAGTGKTMSAISLAKSLKKQVISFDCSKILSKYVGESEQNVRKIFDTYKMICETSKTQPVLLLNEADQFLSSRLESGANSVEKMHNQMQNIFLEQIENFQGVLIATTNFLQSLDSAFSRRFDFKIEFKKPNYDERLAIWRRVMPESISFESSFSIEELAKFELSGAQIVLVLKNTALKVAVRDDEIFTLKDFEEEIKRELISSFGDDKKVGLL
- a CDS encoding nitroreductase family protein; amino-acid sequence: MQSMKEIMQNRYSCRNFKDEKIADEVVREIINLTRLTPSSQALEPWKFVVVSGELLKELGSICNNQPQVSGCSHAVIILARTDLQSKDEYLTRIITSKKKDEQKTQKYIKNVALKTDLLSQAELKQYASLQCYMALANLVNIAESFDVKSCIIGAFDYEKLVKFVNLKEQFKPCIVVALGLSDDVPTPKIRQSLEDILVWKR
- a CDS encoding DNA-binding protein; protein product: MAKKANLNKDSFYKMFKPNSKPRFESILKVIRALGMNFGCN
- a CDS encoding coproporphyrinogen III oxidase family protein, which translates into the protein MQYFQNLAQNFALSYAHNKMENSLYKSLNIDIIDKNIDKIPDKNKKYMLYAHVPFCHVFCPYCSFHKYHYNEDACKKYFVNLREEMCQIKEAGYDFSSMYVGGGTTLIDEDELLKTLELAKKLFSITDISCETDPNHITPQKLSLFKGYIDRISVGVQSFDDEILRKVARYDKFGSQKQLVEKLSSAIGILPTTSLDLIFNFPFQTKEQLVTDINLAKSLSPEQITFYPLMKSPLTRDAIAKSLGVSSQNNEQEFYAILRDEFKTYNANNAWAFSKQKSNLVDEYVGSNHEYVGIGSGAFSFLDGRLLINAFNLEEYGSRINARKSPVIATCDFTRNERLKYIFLTELFDGAVDIAKFNKANNANLKKELFMEISLLRLVNAIYEEDGRIKPTEFGSYICVVLMKDFYTGMDKVRAAFKDDAKIKSSKKLRVMEDEPTLVQNLEVKSS
- a CDS encoding YajQ family cyclic di-GMP-binding protein, producing the protein MASEHSFDISASVDMMEVKNALETSKKEVAARYDFKGLSAEISLNEKEKTITLLSTSDNKIDAMKDIVISKLIKREIPANAISELKRESASGSNVKATLKLNDTLDSDNAKKITKAIKDSKIKVNAQIRGEEVRVTSKSIDDLQSVIKLVKELNLELPISFRNLK
- a CDS encoding D-2-hydroxyacid dehydrogenase, which gives rise to MKIVCLDADTLGFDADLNEFAKFGEFVSYPKTAANQTIERLKDADVVISNKVLITDDVMANTNLKLICVSATGVNNIDVEAAKKRGIPVKNVAGYSTNSVAQQAFAGLLMLANNMEYYTSYVSSGEWVKSEIFTNLDRVITELNGKKFGIIGLGTIGKSVANIAKAFGCDVVYYSTSGKNNNNEFKSVSLDELLTQCDIISIHAPLNENTKNLIAKPQLDKLKSSTILMNFGRGGIVDETALANAIDERGIKAVIDVLEKEPMIANHPFLTVKNRQNLILTPHVAWASKEARQTLIKMVVKNIEEFINGK